A region of Acidobacteriota bacterium DNA encodes the following proteins:
- the nusA gene encoding transcription termination factor NusA, with the protein MSNIIAQMIEQISKEKNVDPQIIIAALEDAMVAAARKFYKTAEDINARFDQETGLVEIFAVRRVVETVEDPSLEISLAEAKEIDETLEIDDTVEMPKPTDVLGRIAAQTAKQVILQKVREAERQNIYNEYSEKIGEMVNGVIKRFEGPDIIVDIGKTEAVLPMREQSRAEAYKQGERVRAVITRVLPVAKGPQVILSRTDPQILVRLFEMEIPEIYDGTIVVKSAVHEAGDRAKVAVASLDRDVDPVGACVGMKGSRINSVIRELRGEKIDIVQWSEDPAQYAANALNPAKISKVLIIDAAEKRMEVIVEEKQQSLAIGKKGQNVRLASRLIGWQIDVKSEEQKKQEVLSVMESLTSSSTSLSELEGISDRIIASLREAGIENVERILELDEAGLREIPGIGEKTAARIMEVARDLFEEVEIEVPEGVDLPTAIAAAREE; encoded by the coding sequence ATGTCGAACATTATTGCGCAGATGATCGAACAGATCAGCAAGGAAAAGAACGTCGATCCCCAAATCATCATCGCCGCGCTCGAAGACGCGATGGTGGCCGCGGCCCGGAAGTTCTACAAGACCGCCGAGGACATCAACGCGCGTTTCGACCAGGAAACGGGCCTGGTCGAGATCTTCGCCGTCAGGCGGGTGGTGGAGACGGTGGAGGACCCCAGCCTGGAGATTTCGCTCGCGGAAGCGAAGGAGATCGACGAAACCCTGGAAATCGACGACACCGTCGAGATGCCCAAACCCACGGACGTCCTGGGGCGGATCGCGGCCCAGACCGCCAAGCAGGTCATTCTGCAGAAGGTGCGGGAGGCGGAGCGCCAGAACATCTACAACGAATACTCCGAAAAGATCGGCGAGATGGTCAACGGGGTGATCAAGCGCTTCGAGGGCCCGGACATCATCGTCGATATCGGCAAGACGGAGGCGGTCCTCCCGATGCGGGAACAGTCGCGGGCGGAAGCCTACAAGCAGGGGGAACGGGTGCGCGCCGTGATCACGCGGGTGCTCCCGGTCGCCAAGGGCCCGCAGGTCATCCTGTCGCGCACCGATCCGCAGATCCTGGTACGCCTGTTCGAGATGGAGATCCCGGAAATCTACGACGGGACCATCGTGGTCAAGAGCGCGGTGCACGAGGCGGGGGACCGCGCCAAGGTGGCCGTCGCCTCCCTCGACCGCGACGTCGACCCGGTCGGCGCCTGCGTCGGGATGAAGGGGTCGCGCATCAACTCCGTCATCCGCGAGCTGCGGGGGGAGAAGATCGACATCGTGCAGTGGTCGGAGGACCCGGCCCAGTACGCGGCCAACGCCCTGAACCCGGCGAAGATCTCCAAGGTCCTCATCATCGACGCCGCGGAAAAGCGGATGGAGGTGATCGTCGAGGAGAAGCAGCAGTCGCTCGCCATCGGCAAGAAGGGGCAGAACGTGCGCCTGGCCTCGCGGTTGATCGGCTGGCAGATCGACGTCAAGAGCGAGGAGCAGAAGAAGCAGGAGGTCCTCAGCGTCATGGAGTCGCTGACGTCGTCCTCCACTTCCCTGTCCGAACTCGAGGGAATCAGCGACCGCATCATCGCCAGTCTGCGGGAAGCCGGGATCGAAAACGTCGAACGCATCCTCGAACTGGACGAGGCGGGGCTCCGGGAAATCCCGGGGATCGGGGAGAAGACGGCCGCCAGGATCATGGAAGTGGCGCGCGACCTTTTTGAAGAGGTGGAGATCGAGGTCCCCGAGGGGGTGGACCTGCCGACCGCCATAGCCGCGGCCCGAGAAGAG
- a CDS encoding ribosome maturation factor RimP, producing MAVRGTGPDESLEQRIRGLADEVAASLGLEVVLAEVKGEGSRSVVRIFIDQPAGVTLEDCERLSKRLSVALDVEDWIPSKYTLEVSSPGINRPLVREADFVRFRGEKARVRTRVPVGGQKNFKGRIVDAGGGVVTLEAAPDRQVEIAVTDIDKASLIADLSRRPQGS from the coding sequence ATGGCAGTACGGGGGACGGGACCGGACGAATCCCTGGAGCAGAGGATCCGGGGGCTGGCCGATGAGGTGGCCGCCTCCCTGGGCCTCGAGGTCGTGCTCGCCGAGGTCAAGGGGGAAGGGTCCCGGTCGGTGGTCCGGATCTTCATCGATCAGCCGGCGGGGGTCACCCTGGAGGACTGCGAGAGGCTGAGCAAGCGCCTCTCCGTGGCGCTCGACGTGGAGGATTGGATCCCGTCGAAATACACGCTGGAGGTCTCCTCGCCGGGGATCAACCGCCCCCTGGTCCGGGAAGCGGATTTCGTCCGCTTCCGGGGGGAGAAGGCCCGGGTTCGGACGCGGGTCCCCGTGGGGGGGCAGAAGAATTTCAAGGGCAGGATCGTGGACGCCGGCGGGGGCGTGGTGACGCTCGAGGCGGCGCCGGACAGACAGGTCGAAATTGCCGTTACGGACATCGATAAGGCCAGCTTGATCGCCGATTTAAGCAGAAGGCCGCAGGGGTCCTGA
- a CDS encoding DUF4340 domain-containing protein: MRFKGTLVLVVAAAAVGAWLYFYEVRGKEGRERAKEAEGRLWQLEDKDVAAIALLSPDGRIEARRQEKEGWRITLPRALDADGAELDRLARSAATLGRGETVEADAADLGRFGLQPPASGVELTSSDGKKYRVDFGSGNPAGSFTYAVRAGETTVFQVPAAAAESFRVELDDLRDRTLLAFDQAEAVELELVSPKGRIAVAKDGEDRWWFEGVEKREAGGPDVRGILNALSLGKIHEFSDLGVEEYANPGLGRPFIEARVQHGPDGKSARLLIGTEQSKLRAAAASVTLPRAADGVYLARDLSRPDPFFVGQELVDKLLKSPDEIRDKALASFQRWEADTILLWNSKGAFEFHKSGGEWYLGGERKRAKWDAVNGILDALGSPVLRWIDRPQAPAAYGLDRPPVRAVVKKGGTVLADVSLGSAAPDGLHARAAGDPSVKVADPEGLDWLDRKREDYVETPAEPETAKE, translated from the coding sequence ATGCGTTTCAAGGGCACGCTGGTCCTCGTCGTGGCGGCCGCCGCCGTCGGCGCCTGGCTCTATTTTTACGAAGTCCGCGGCAAGGAGGGGCGCGAGCGGGCGAAGGAGGCCGAGGGCCGGCTCTGGCAGCTCGAGGATAAGGATGTCGCCGCCATCGCCCTCCTCTCCCCCGACGGGCGGATCGAGGCCCGGCGGCAGGAAAAGGAGGGGTGGCGCATCACCCTCCCGCGCGCTCTCGACGCCGACGGCGCGGAACTCGACCGCCTGGCCCGCTCCGCCGCCACCCTCGGCCGCGGGGAAACCGTGGAAGCGGACGCCGCCGATCTCGGCAGGTTCGGGCTCCAGCCCCCCGCCTCGGGGGTCGAACTGACCTCCAGCGACGGAAAAAAATACCGGGTCGACTTCGGGTCGGGCAACCCTGCCGGCAGCTTCACCTACGCCGTCCGCGCCGGGGAGACGACGGTATTTCAGGTCCCGGCCGCCGCCGCCGAGTCCTTCCGGGTGGAACTGGACGACCTGCGCGACCGCACCCTGCTCGCCTTCGACCAGGCCGAGGCCGTGGAACTCGAACTGGTTTCCCCCAAGGGGCGGATCGCCGTCGCCAAGGACGGGGAGGACCGCTGGTGGTTTGAGGGGGTGGAAAAGCGGGAGGCCGGCGGCCCGGACGTGCGGGGGATCCTCAACGCGCTCTCGCTGGGCAAAATCCACGAATTCAGCGACCTGGGAGTCGAAGAGTACGCGAACCCGGGGCTCGGCCGCCCCTTCATCGAAGCCCGGGTCCAGCACGGGCCCGACGGAAAGAGCGCGCGCCTCCTCATCGGGACCGAACAGTCGAAGCTCCGGGCCGCGGCGGCCTCGGTCACCCTCCCCCGCGCCGCCGACGGGGTCTACCTGGCCAGGGACCTGTCCCGCCCCGACCCGTTCTTCGTCGGGCAGGAACTGGTCGACAAGCTCCTGAAATCACCGGACGAGATCCGGGACAAGGCCCTGGCCTCCTTCCAGCGCTGGGAAGCGGACACGATCCTCCTCTGGAACAGCAAGGGGGCGTTCGAGTTCCACAAATCGGGGGGGGAATGGTACCTGGGCGGTGAGCGGAAGCGGGCGAAATGGGACGCCGTCAACGGGATCCTGGACGCGCTCGGGAGCCCGGTCCTCCGGTGGATCGACCGCCCGCAGGCCCCGGCCGCCTACGGGCTCGACCGCCCCCCGGTCCGCGCCGTCGTCAAGAAGGGGGGGACGGTGCTGGCGGACGTGTCGCTCGGGAGCGCGGCCCCCGACGGGCTGCATGCCCGCGCCGCGGGGGACCCCTCGGTCAAGGTGGCCGACCCGGAAGGGCTCGACTGGCTCGACCGGAAGCGGGAAGATTACGTCGAGACGCCTGCGGAGCCCGAAACCGCGAAGGAATAG
- a CDS encoding GldG family protein: MKKYLQKLDTLGLVLLVAAVIWYSVTDTWGKGNLGLAIAGAALFVVGIGANYRQIMASLGRRSTRYATNYVVSLLLVIAIVAGLNFIGQRHVKRFDTTGNRQFSLAPQTLQVLEKLGGDVDIKAFFPGGDYAPLRDLLVQYRTASRRVRFEFIDPDRQPEVARQYDVSVYGAFQNPLTGTQLKYGTVVLAYGDRREKIEKRSEEVQEQDLTNAIIRVGRSESKKVYFVQGHGEKDPSDTEQSGYSQARKGLEDQGYEVDVVNLATEGKVPEDAGVLVIAGARTAPFEQEMGFVDDFLQAGGGVLLMTDPVPAPSHAPFLQPWGIRVDDNVVLDVSGAGRLMGAGPSIPLVLEYDSHPITDRFDAMTFFPLTRSVRPAEEQPEGVTVQTLFRSNPNSWGETDMSTPEASFGPEDLQGPLPLAVAATREIRAGTDDAAGLTARLVVVGTSNFAIDAYFGNQGNGNLFLNMVSWLAQDEDLISIRPKQAEDRRILLSQSQLSGVRLVSMFLIPGIAFVAGIVVYLNRRRK; the protein is encoded by the coding sequence ATGAAAAAATATCTGCAGAAGCTTGACACATTGGGCCTCGTGCTGCTGGTCGCGGCCGTCATCTGGTATTCGGTCACCGACACCTGGGGGAAGGGGAACCTGGGGCTCGCCATCGCCGGGGCGGCGCTGTTTGTCGTCGGCATCGGCGCCAACTACCGGCAGATCATGGCCTCCCTGGGGAGGCGCTCGACCAGGTACGCCACCAACTACGTCGTTTCCCTCCTCCTGGTGATCGCCATCGTCGCCGGGCTGAACTTCATCGGCCAGCGGCACGTCAAGCGCTTCGACACCACCGGGAACCGGCAGTTCAGCCTCGCCCCCCAGACCCTGCAGGTCCTGGAGAAGCTCGGGGGGGACGTCGACATCAAGGCCTTCTTCCCCGGGGGGGACTACGCCCCGCTGCGGGACCTGCTCGTGCAGTACCGGACCGCCAGCCGGCGCGTCCGCTTCGAATTCATCGACCCGGACCGGCAGCCCGAGGTCGCCCGGCAGTACGACGTCAGCGTTTACGGCGCCTTTCAGAATCCCCTGACCGGGACGCAGCTCAAATACGGGACCGTCGTCCTCGCCTACGGCGACCGCCGGGAGAAGATCGAGAAACGGTCCGAGGAGGTCCAGGAGCAGGACCTGACCAACGCCATCATCAGGGTCGGGCGCTCGGAGAGCAAGAAGGTCTATTTCGTCCAGGGGCACGGGGAGAAAGACCCCTCCGACACCGAACAGTCGGGCTATTCCCAGGCCCGCAAGGGACTGGAAGACCAGGGGTACGAGGTGGACGTCGTGAACCTGGCCACCGAGGGGAAGGTGCCCGAAGACGCCGGCGTGCTGGTCATCGCCGGGGCCCGGACCGCCCCCTTCGAGCAGGAGATGGGATTCGTGGACGATTTCCTCCAGGCCGGGGGGGGAGTGCTCCTGATGACGGACCCGGTCCCGGCCCCCTCCCACGCCCCCTTCCTCCAGCCGTGGGGCATCCGGGTGGACGACAACGTCGTGCTCGACGTCAGCGGGGCGGGGCGCCTCATGGGGGCGGGCCCCAGCATCCCGCTCGTGCTGGAGTACGACTCCCACCCGATCACCGACCGCTTCGACGCCATGACCTTCTTCCCCCTCACCCGGTCGGTCCGGCCGGCCGAGGAGCAACCGGAGGGGGTCACGGTGCAGACCCTGTTCCGGAGCAACCCCAACAGCTGGGGGGAGACCGACATGAGCACCCCCGAAGCGAGCTTCGGCCCCGAAGACCTCCAGGGCCCGCTCCCGCTGGCCGTGGCGGCCACGCGCGAAATCCGGGCCGGCACCGATGACGCCGCCGGGCTCACCGCCCGCCTGGTCGTCGTCGGCACCTCGAATTTCGCCATCGACGCCTATTTCGGCAACCAGGGGAACGGCAACCTCTTCCTGAACATGGTCAGCTGGCTGGCCCAGGACGAGGACCTGATCTCGATCCGGCCCAAACAGGCCGAAGACCGGCGGATCCTCCTCTCCCAGAGCCAGCTGAGCGGGGTGCGCCTCGTCTCCATGTTCCTGATCCCCGGCATCGCCTTCGTCGCCGGGATCGTGGTCTACCTCAACCGCCGGAGGAAATAG